A window of Cryptomeria japonica chromosome 3, Sugi_1.0, whole genome shotgun sequence contains these coding sequences:
- the LOC131064908 gene encoding transcription factor FER-LIKE IRON DEFICIENCY-INDUCED TRANSCRIPTION FACTOR isoform X2, which produces MESMGHLFKESPYRNEEDISGLLHLTNAANAEKTTPSKTALSEKVRRQKMNNLLYTLRSKVPKVTKMDKASILSDTIDYIQELTRQIHNIEEEDMNKTAASNTNICVKYVFNTPEDFTALNHVCSSKTNNKKFLVQMTVKAISANATEIQLVRQHHEGESLEMKSSGVFSFVHGATTALESLSLNIVKVTFVREPLECLRFFVIF; this is translated from the exons ATGGAGTCCATGGGGCATCTGTTTAAGGAATCCCCTTACAGAAACGAGGAGGATATCAGTGGCTTGTTGCACCTTACAAACGCCGCTAATGCAGAAAAAACCACGCCCTCTAAAACTGCTTTGTCAGAGAAAGTCAGACGTCAGAAGATGAATAATTTGCTCTATACGCTGAGATCTAAGGTTCCAAAGGTCACCAAG ATGGACAAGGCATCAATCTTATCAGATACAATTGACTATATCCAAGAACTTACAAGGCAGATTcataatatagaggaagaagataTGAACAAGACAGCGGCCTCcaatacaaatatatgtgttaagtATGTGTTTAACACTCCAGAAGACTTCACTGCATTAAATCATGTTTGTTCATCAAAGACCAATAACAAAAAGTTTTTAGTGCAG ATGACTGTAAAAGCAATAAGTGCAAATGCTACAGAAATTCAATTGGTAAGACAGCATCATGAGGGAGAAAGCTTGGAGATGAAGAGCTCGGGAGTATTTTCTTTTGTTCATGGAGCCACAACAGCATTGGAATCTCTATCACTCAATATTGTTAAGGTTACATTCGTCAGAGAACCATTGGAATGCCTCAGATTCTTTGTG